Proteins found in one Streptococcus anginosus subsp. whileyi MAS624 genomic segment:
- a CDS encoding UDP-N-acetylmuramoyl-L-alanyl-D-glutamate--L-lysine ligase — protein sequence MITIENALNILKKDHNFREIIDQGHFLYRATDFTFDNISYDSREVDASTLFFVKGDNFKKEFLEKAVELGLQFYVSETDFEVTIPVILVNDVKQAMSLLAMEFYGNPQDKLKLLAFTGTKGKTTSAYFAYHILQQSHKPALLSTMNTTLDGEHFFKSVLTTPESLDLFKMMATAVENGRTHLIMEVSSQAYLKKRVYGLTFDVGVFLNISPDHIGPIEHPTFEDYFYHKRLLMENSRAVVVNSEMDHFEVLAEQVAVMEHDFYGQYSDNQIHHSQAFSFETSGKLAETFDIQLIGRFNQENALAASLACLRLGASIADIKKGIANTRVPGRMEVLTQKNGAKVFVDYAHNGISLANLLSVVQEHQKGRIVLVLGATGNKGESRRKDFGLLINQHPELTVILTADDPNYEDPIAIAKEIASYISFDVDMIADREEAIKTALSLTSKEGDAVILAGKGADCYQIINGKKTDYLGDYAIAEKYL from the coding sequence ATGATAACAATTGAAAACGCATTAAATATTTTAAAAAAGGATCACAATTTCCGCGAGATCATTGACCAAGGACATTTCCTTTATAGAGCTACTGATTTCACATTTGATAATATCAGCTACGACAGCCGTGAAGTGGATGCTTCCACTCTTTTCTTTGTCAAAGGTGACAATTTTAAAAAAGAATTTTTGGAAAAAGCTGTTGAATTAGGCTTACAGTTCTATGTCAGTGAGACGGATTTTGAAGTAACTATTCCGGTGATTCTAGTCAACGACGTAAAGCAAGCCATGAGCCTTCTTGCCATGGAATTTTATGGAAATCCACAAGATAAACTCAAACTGCTCGCATTTACAGGAACTAAAGGAAAGACAACGTCTGCTTATTTTGCCTATCATATCCTCCAACAAAGTCATAAGCCAGCTCTCTTGTCTACCATGAACACGACGCTCGACGGAGAACATTTCTTCAAATCTGTTTTGACAACACCGGAAAGCTTGGATTTGTTCAAAATGATGGCGACAGCTGTTGAAAATGGTCGAACTCATCTCATCATGGAAGTTTCCAGTCAGGCTTACCTGAAAAAGCGGGTTTACGGTTTAACCTTTGACGTTGGCGTTTTCCTCAATATCAGTCCTGATCACATCGGACCAATTGAGCACCCGACATTTGAAGACTACTTCTATCACAAGCGACTCCTCATGGAAAATAGCCGAGCTGTAGTGGTCAATAGCGAAATGGACCATTTTGAAGTTTTGGCTGAGCAAGTTGCTGTCATGGAACATGATTTTTACGGACAGTATTCAGACAATCAAATTCATCACTCGCAAGCCTTCTCTTTTGAAACAAGCGGAAAGTTAGCAGAGACATTTGACATTCAGCTGATTGGTCGTTTCAACCAAGAAAATGCGCTTGCTGCTAGCCTTGCCTGTCTCCGCTTGGGTGCTTCCATTGCGGACATCAAGAAGGGAATTGCAAACACACGCGTACCTGGACGTATGGAAGTGCTGACTCAAAAAAATGGTGCCAAAGTGTTTGTGGACTACGCACACAATGGTATCAGCCTCGCCAATCTCCTATCTGTCGTCCAAGAACATCAAAAAGGTAGGATTGTTTTGGTACTCGGTGCAACTGGAAATAAAGGAGAAAGCCGTCGCAAAGATTTTGGTCTACTAATCAATCAACATCCAGAATTGACCGTTATCCTGACAGCAGATGATCCAAATTACGAAGATCCAATTGCTATTGCCAAAGAAATTGCTTCTTACATATCCTTTGATGTTGATATGATTGCTGACCGCGAAGAAGCTATTAAAACAGCCCTTAGCTTAACTAGCAAAGAAGGCGATGCCGTCATTCTAGCTGGTAAGGGCGCAGATTGCTACCAAATTATAAATGGTAAAAAAACTGACTATCTAGGTGATTATGCCATCGCTGAAAAATATTTATAG
- a CDS encoding endonuclease/exonuclease/phosphatase family protein, translating into MKKTSKQLPVLFATAILLASSVLSPIVQANEASSSSSETSVTTTSKSSSVASTTQSQSSETTSESSASSTSSTNEPSSTSEEAPKTEASSSEAGATTSEFTEVANIGQIQGEAHESPYNGKKVRVSSVVVTKTDQYGFYTQDIKADGNTKTSDAIYVVSKEKVAVGDRLTIEGEVKEGYMESLSVRPGQQFKKPADSLTVTQLIASKVTKDGTAALPAPVNISDRMPKDIVDNTPTTYDPEHDALDYWESLEGMLTTVKKPRVLGPQYRGDVYLLPAGYQALPLNNIGGVNLRPNVQNTATIPVYVGNKYIAKAKDYFNEDVSGVVTYRSKVYKLEPTKLPDLQDGGLQREVSKIYPSEDKLTIASYNIENFSANNAAGETPDAKVDKIAKSFINEIHSPDIITLIEVQDNNGSVNDGTVSGVKSGEKLAAKIKQLGGKEYKYVEVAPVDGADGGKPGSNIRVAYLYNPQRVKLVEREAGSSTEAAAFKDGHLVKNPARIDPTNPAFTKVRKSLAAEFEFKGEHIVVIANHLKSKLGDDAVYGSKQPAVQNTLAQRIEQGKLLNAFVKEGLKQNPNLKFVLTGDFNDFEFSETAKAVAGNELVNMMLNHDAADRYSYFYRGSNQSLDNIFVSKNIADKTVFSPVHINASFMEEHGRASDHDPVIAQLDFSQKKGNTTPTQSTEPKPSGDTTMPPNKDDKLTKKRILPSTGTTGAEVVVVGLVILSATLLWRKKVTD; encoded by the coding sequence ATGAAAAAAACTTCAAAACAATTGCCTGTATTGTTTGCGACAGCTATTTTGTTAGCTAGTAGCGTTCTAAGTCCTATTGTTCAGGCAAATGAGGCGAGCTCTTCAAGTTCAGAAACTTCTGTAACAACGACTTCAAAGTCTAGTTCTGTTGCTTCGACAACTCAGTCGCAATCATCAGAAACAACTTCTGAAAGTTCAGCAAGCAGTACGAGTAGTACGAATGAGCCGAGTAGCACAAGCGAAGAAGCACCTAAGACAGAAGCTTCAAGCAGTGAAGCAGGAGCTACTACTTCTGAATTTACCGAGGTAGCCAATATTGGTCAAATTCAAGGCGAAGCGCATGAATCGCCTTATAATGGGAAAAAGGTGCGCGTGTCAAGTGTAGTCGTCACTAAAACGGATCAATATGGCTTTTATACACAAGACATCAAAGCCGACGGGAACACAAAGACTTCAGATGCTATCTATGTAGTTTCAAAGGAAAAAGTAGCCGTTGGAGACCGATTGACGATTGAAGGTGAAGTTAAAGAAGGTTACATGGAGTCACTCAGCGTCCGTCCGGGGCAACAATTTAAAAAACCAGCTGATAGCTTAACTGTCACGCAATTGATAGCTTCAAAGGTAACAAAAGACGGAACAGCGGCATTACCAGCTCCAGTCAATATTTCAGATCGTATGCCAAAAGATATCGTGGATAATACTCCGACTACTTATGATCCAGAACATGATGCATTGGATTATTGGGAAAGTCTGGAGGGTATGTTGACAACAGTAAAAAAACCTCGTGTACTTGGCCCACAATATCGAGGAGATGTTTATCTTTTGCCGGCTGGTTATCAAGCGCTGCCGCTCAATAATATCGGTGGTGTCAACCTTCGTCCTAATGTCCAAAATACAGCAACTATCCCCGTTTATGTTGGGAATAAATATATTGCAAAAGCTAAAGATTACTTTAATGAAGATGTTTCTGGTGTTGTAACTTATCGCAGCAAGGTTTATAAGTTGGAGCCAACGAAGTTGCCAGATCTGCAAGATGGCGGTCTACAAAGAGAGGTTTCTAAGATTTATCCAAGTGAAGATAAATTGACTATTGCTTCTTATAATATTGAAAACTTCTCAGCAAACAATGCAGCAGGTGAGACGCCTGATGCAAAAGTAGACAAAATTGCTAAATCTTTTATCAACGAAATTCACAGTCCAGATATTATTACCCTTATAGAAGTTCAAGACAATAATGGAAGTGTCAATGACGGCACAGTAAGTGGTGTTAAAAGCGGGGAAAAGTTAGCCGCTAAGATTAAACAATTAGGCGGCAAAGAGTATAAGTATGTCGAAGTAGCTCCTGTTGATGGTGCAGACGGAGGAAAACCCGGTTCCAATATTCGTGTGGCTTACTTGTATAATCCTCAACGAGTGAAGTTAGTTGAGCGTGAAGCAGGAAGTAGCACAGAAGCAGCTGCCTTCAAAGATGGGCATTTGGTGAAAAATCCTGCAAGGATCGATCCAACCAATCCAGCCTTTACGAAAGTTCGAAAATCTTTAGCAGCAGAGTTTGAATTTAAGGGCGAGCATATTGTCGTGATTGCCAATCATTTAAAATCCAAACTCGGTGATGATGCAGTATATGGTTCTAAACAACCAGCAGTGCAAAATACATTAGCACAGCGGATTGAGCAAGGGAAGCTGTTGAACGCTTTTGTCAAAGAAGGTTTAAAGCAAAATCCTAATTTGAAGTTTGTCTTAACTGGTGACTTTAATGACTTTGAATTTTCAGAAACTGCCAAAGCAGTGGCTGGTAATGAATTAGTCAATATGATGCTGAATCACGACGCAGCAGACCGCTATTCTTATTTTTACCGTGGTAGCAATCAAAGTTTAGACAATATCTTTGTTTCAAAAAATATTGCAGATAAAACAGTATTCTCACCAGTTCATATCAATGCTTCCTTTATGGAAGAACACGGTCGGGCGTCAGATCACGATCCCGTTATTGCACAGCTTGATTTTAGTCAGAAGAAAGGTAATACGACACCGACACAATCAACTGAACCAAAACCTTCTGGTGACACCACAATGCCACCAAATAAAGATGATAAACTAACTAAAAAGAGGATTTTACCATCTACAGGAACAACAGGCGCTGAAGTCGTTGTTGTAGGACTTGTCATCCTAAGTGCAACCCTCCTTTGGCGAAAGAAAGTGACGGATTAA
- a CDS encoding CPBP family intramembrane glutamic endopeptidase — translation MNLLAKIRPSQPLKYLKWFDIVIVTALLFGQFIYRSTELYLASLSPSTTAAVTDTASKTASDGVAYSSNLELQILMLALTIAYLILRRFDFKQLLIHLSWSVLFWVPFIFAVMGILADTVTTLSGEYNYFDPQLWKYIDLTEIFRKFIDLTPMAILYALLNGFYEEFFFLGLLTSVRDKYKWWVLLYSTIIRVSFHTYQGMLWALTIGVGFGLLYYFLYKYKVKNLLPFFLVHALADMFGSSLMYVLISWRK, via the coding sequence GTGAATCTTTTAGCAAAAATTCGTCCGTCTCAGCCGTTGAAGTATTTGAAATGGTTTGATATTGTCATTGTGACAGCCCTGCTATTTGGACAATTTATCTATCGCTCAACGGAACTTTATCTTGCGAGCTTGTCACCGTCCACTACGGCAGCAGTAACAGATACAGCTAGTAAAACAGCAAGTGACGGAGTAGCTTATTCCAGTAATTTAGAATTGCAGATTCTCATGTTAGCTTTGACGATAGCCTATTTAATACTTCGCCGTTTTGACTTTAAGCAGTTGCTAATTCATCTATCGTGGTCTGTGCTCTTTTGGGTTCCCTTTATCTTTGCGGTTATGGGGATTCTCGCGGATACAGTGACCACCCTTAGCGGAGAATACAATTATTTTGATCCGCAATTGTGGAAATATATTGATCTGACGGAAATTTTCCGCAAATTTATTGATTTGACACCTATGGCTATTCTCTATGCTTTGCTCAATGGCTTCTATGAAGAATTTTTCTTCTTAGGTTTATTGACCTCAGTTAGAGATAAATATAAGTGGTGGGTTCTTCTTTATTCGACAATCATTCGCGTTTCTTTCCATACCTATCAAGGAATGCTCTGGGCACTGACAATCGGTGTTGGTTTTGGACTTCTCTATTATTTTCTTTACAAATATAAGGTTAAAAATCTCTTGCCTTTCTTCCTCGTACATGCTCTTGCAGATATGTTTGGGTCAAGTCTGATGTATGTTTTGATTAGTTGGAGAAAGTAA
- a CDS encoding DUF1803 domain-containing protein codes for MIKVINPSRLTRQPFFHELINYLNQHDDVTLREIKREFANFPNIDRSIEDYIKAGYVLRENKRYHQSVPLLENVTALSLDQEVFVRDDSPLYQELLNMRFETHLTNQTNQAILVEKTDFLREQLTLSNYFYRLKQQYPLINQQQKLYDLVGDVNPEYALKYMTTFLLKYGRKTELMQKRRDIFVDALVILGYIAPNEAGKYELKLDFDKETLTFRVKKALDKP; via the coding sequence ATGATTAAAGTAATCAATCCCAGTCGTTTGACACGTCAGCCCTTTTTTCATGAATTGATAAATTACTTAAATCAACATGACGATGTTACTTTGCGAGAGATAAAGCGTGAGTTTGCAAATTTTCCCAATATTGATCGCTCTATAGAGGATTATATCAAGGCAGGCTATGTGCTTCGGGAAAATAAACGCTATCATCAAAGCGTTCCTCTGTTGGAAAATGTGACGGCTTTGTCTTTGGATCAGGAAGTCTTTGTGCGAGATGATAGTCCTCTTTATCAAGAATTGCTGAATATGCGTTTTGAGACGCATTTAACCAATCAAACAAACCAAGCTATTTTAGTAGAAAAAACGGATTTTCTCAGAGAGCAGTTGACGCTTTCCAATTATTTTTACAGGCTGAAACAACAATATCCATTGATCAATCAGCAACAAAAACTCTATGACTTGGTAGGAGATGTAAATCCTGAGTATGCTTTAAAATATATGACGACCTTCCTCTTAAAATATGGTCGAAAAACTGAGCTGATGCAAAAACGACGCGATATTTTTGTAGATGCTCTAGTGATTTTAGGTTATATTGCGCCTAACGAAGCAGGGAAATATGAATTAAAATTGGATTTTGATAAGGAAACATTGACCTTTCGTGTAAAGAAAGCATTAGATAAACCTTAG
- a CDS encoding cystathionine gamma-synthase, translating to MDKKLQLDTILAHAGIKTDEATGALTTPLHFSTTYQHPEFGKSTGYDYTRTKNPTRSSLEKTLAAIESADYALATSSGMSAIVLAFSIFPVGSKGLAVRDLYGGSFRWFHQVEQEGRFHFTYANTEEELLAALTEDIDVVYLETPTNPLMLEFDIAAIVEKAHAKGTKVIVDNTFYTPIYQRPLENGADLVLHSATKYLGGHNDVLAGALMTSDKELYKNLFYNLNTIGAVLSPFDSYLLLRGLKTLSLRMERSTKNAQAVAAFLKDSPAVKEVLYPGKGSMISFKVKEEAVIPHLLNTLKVFTFAESLGGVESLITYPATQTHADIPADMRKSYGLTDDLLRLSIGIEDSQDLITDLKFALEV from the coding sequence ATGGATAAAAAGTTACAATTAGACACGATTTTAGCTCATGCTGGTATTAAAACAGATGAAGCAACAGGTGCATTGACAACTCCTTTGCATTTTTCAACGACCTATCAGCATCCAGAATTTGGAAAATCCACTGGATATGACTATACGCGTACGAAAAACCCAACGCGAAGTAGCTTGGAAAAAACCTTAGCTGCTATTGAAAGTGCGGATTATGCATTAGCCACTAGTTCAGGAATGAGTGCTATTGTTCTAGCTTTTAGTATTTTTCCGGTTGGAAGCAAGGGTCTGGCGGTTCGTGACCTCTATGGTGGTTCTTTTCGCTGGTTTCATCAAGTGGAGCAAGAAGGGCGCTTTCACTTTACATATGCAAATACGGAAGAAGAATTGCTTGCGGCGTTAACAGAGGATATAGATGTAGTGTATCTGGAAACCCCGACCAATCCGTTAATGCTTGAGTTTGATATTGCGGCTATTGTAGAAAAAGCTCATGCAAAAGGTACAAAGGTTATTGTAGATAATACGTTTTATACTCCAATCTATCAACGTCCTTTGGAAAATGGAGCGGATCTTGTGCTACATTCGGCGACCAAGTACTTAGGAGGACATAATGACGTTCTGGCTGGTGCCCTTATGACGAGTGACAAAGAGCTTTATAAGAATCTATTCTACAATCTCAATACGATAGGAGCTGTCTTATCTCCATTTGATAGTTATCTCTTGCTTCGAGGTTTGAAAACTTTGTCTCTACGTATGGAACGTTCAACAAAAAACGCACAAGCTGTAGCAGCTTTCTTGAAAGATTCGCCAGCAGTAAAAGAGGTTCTCTATCCGGGAAAAGGCAGCATGATTTCCTTTAAAGTCAAGGAAGAAGCAGTTATTCCACATTTGCTAAATACGCTAAAAGTCTTTACCTTTGCAGAAAGCTTGGGGGGAGTAGAAAGTTTGATTACCTATCCTGCGACACAAACACATGCAGATATTCCAGCTGACATGCGGAAATCCTACGGTTTAACAGATGACTTATTGCGATTGTCCATTGGAATCGAAGACAGCCAAGACTTAATCACAGATTTAAAATTTGCTTTGGAGGTATAA
- the pflA gene encoding pyruvate formate-lyase-activating protein gives MEKEVIDYGKVTGMVHSTESFGAVDGPGIRFIVFLQGCKMRCQYCHNPDTWAMETNNSRERTVEDVLQEALRYRGFWGKKGGITVSGGEALLQINFVTALFTKAKELGIHCTLDTCAMPFRNTPEYLKVFDRLLEVTDLVLLDIKEINDAQHKFVTGHTNKNILECAKYLSDKGVPMWIRHVLVPTLTDRDDDLKELGEFVKTLKTVDKFEVLPYHTMGEFKWRELGIPYPLEGIKPPTADRVKNAKELMKTESYTEYMNRIHNS, from the coding sequence ATGGAAAAAGAAGTCATTGATTATGGAAAAGTAACAGGTATGGTCCATTCGACTGAAAGTTTTGGAGCTGTTGATGGGCCTGGTATCCGTTTCATTGTCTTTTTACAGGGTTGTAAAATGCGTTGCCAATATTGCCACAATCCAGATACATGGGCAATGGAAACCAATAATTCAAGAGAGCGAACGGTTGAAGACGTTTTGCAAGAAGCGCTTCGTTATCGTGGCTTTTGGGGTAAAAAAGGTGGGATTACAGTAAGTGGTGGTGAAGCTCTTTTGCAGATTAATTTTGTGACTGCACTTTTTACCAAAGCTAAAGAATTGGGAATTCATTGCACTTTAGATACTTGTGCGATGCCGTTCCGCAATACACCAGAGTATCTCAAAGTTTTTGATCGCCTGCTTGAAGTGACAGATTTAGTGTTGCTGGATATTAAAGAAATCAATGATGCCCAGCATAAATTTGTGACAGGGCACACCAATAAAAATATTTTGGAATGTGCAAAATATTTATCTGATAAAGGTGTTCCAATGTGGATTCGCCATGTTTTGGTTCCAACGTTAACAGACCGTGATGACGACTTAAAAGAATTAGGTGAGTTTGTCAAAACGTTAAAAACAGTTGATAAATTTGAAGTGCTACCTTATCATACAATGGGAGAATTTAAATGGCGTGAATTAGGAATTCCTTATCCATTAGAAGGTATTAAACCACCAACTGCTGACCGAGTAAAAAATGCCAAAGAACTCATGAAAACCGAATCCTATACAGAGTATATGAATCGCATACATAATAGTTGA
- a CDS encoding manganese-dependent inorganic pyrophosphatase: MSKILVFGHQNPDSDAIGSAVAFAYLAREAYGLDTEAVALGEPNEETAFVLDTFGVKAPRVVTSAKAEGVEQVILTDHNEFQQSISDIAEVEVYGVVDHHRVANFETASPLYMRLEPVGSASSIVYRMFKESGVAVPKELAGLMLSGLISDTLLLKSPTTHPSDKVIAPELAELAGVNLEKYGLAMLKAGTNLASKTAEELIDIDAKTFELNGNQVRVAQVNTVDIAEVLERQAELEAAIEKTNAANGYSDFVLMITDIVNSNSEILAIGCNMDKVEAAFNFVLENNHAFLAGAVSRKKQVVPQLTESFNA, from the coding sequence ATGTCTAAAATTTTAGTTTTCGGTCATCAAAATCCAGATTCAGATGCGATTGGCTCAGCTGTGGCCTTTGCTTATCTTGCGCGTGAAGCTTATGGCTTGGACACAGAAGCAGTTGCTTTGGGAGAACCAAATGAAGAAACAGCGTTTGTCTTGGATACTTTTGGTGTAAAAGCACCGCGTGTGGTGACATCTGCAAAGGCAGAGGGAGTTGAGCAAGTTATTTTAACAGACCACAATGAATTTCAACAATCTATTTCTGACATTGCAGAAGTAGAAGTGTATGGCGTTGTGGATCATCACCGTGTAGCGAATTTTGAAACAGCCAGCCCACTTTATATGCGTTTGGAGCCTGTTGGTTCAGCTTCTTCTATCGTTTATCGCATGTTTAAAGAATCTGGTGTAGCTGTACCAAAAGAACTCGCAGGTCTAATGCTCTCAGGTTTGATTTCAGACACTCTTCTTTTGAAATCACCTACTACACATCCAAGTGATAAGGTCATTGCTCCAGAATTAGCTGAATTGGCTGGTGTGAATTTGGAAAAATACGGTTTGGCTATGCTTAAAGCTGGAACGAACTTAGCAAGCAAAACAGCCGAGGAATTGATTGATATTGATGCTAAAACATTTGAATTAAACGGAAACCAAGTTCGTGTAGCACAAGTCAACACAGTTGATATTGCAGAAGTCTTAGAACGTCAAGCTGAACTGGAAGCAGCTATTGAAAAAACAAACGCAGCCAATGGTTATTCTGACTTTGTTTTAATGATTACTGACATTGTTAATTCAAACTCGGAAATTCTGGCAATCGGTTGCAATATGGACAAGGTAGAAGCAGCTTTCAACTTTGTTCTTGAAAACAACCACGCTTTCCTTGCTGGAGCTGTTTCTCGTAAGAAACAAGTCGTTCCGCAATTAACAGAAAGTTTTAATGCTTAA
- a CDS encoding polysaccharide biosynthesis protein: MDQQTTNQQKQMLLGTAWLTASNFISRFLGAIYIIPWYIWMGKHGAEANGLFTMGYNIYAWFLLISTAGVPVAVAKQVAKYNTIDQKDHSFTLIREFLKFMLLLGVIFAVIMYLLSPFFARVSGVGKELIPVMQSLSWAVLVFPAMSVIRGFFQGFNNLKPYAMSQIAEQVIRVIWMLLATFFIMKLGSKDYVAAVTQSTFAAFVGMFASMAVLVYFLWKTNLLTSILHKPANSAEINSRALLVDTIREAIPFIITGSAIQLFQIIDQMTFINTMKWFTNYSNSQLVVMFSYFSANPNKITMILIAVATSIGGVGIPLLTENYVKGDLKAAARLVQDNLSMLLLFLLPATIGSALVARPLYTIFYGRPDSLALGLFIFAMLQTIILGIYTVLSPMIQALFQNRKAIIYFGYGVLVKLILQIPFIYLFRAYGSLLATTIGLIVPIILMYQHIRQVTGLNQTILFKRSLLIGILTAVMALLIAIVEVVLGFVFHPSGRISSMLYLVIIGGLGIAIYGAIALRVRLLDRFIGEKAQTLRQKFHIH; encoded by the coding sequence ATGGACCAACAAACAACAAATCAACAAAAGCAAATGCTTCTAGGGACAGCTTGGCTGACAGCTAGTAACTTTATCAGCCGTTTTTTAGGGGCAATTTATATCATTCCTTGGTATATCTGGATGGGGAAACACGGTGCAGAAGCCAATGGCTTGTTTACCATGGGCTACAATATTTATGCTTGGTTTCTTCTGATTTCCACAGCAGGTGTACCTGTTGCAGTCGCAAAGCAAGTCGCCAAGTACAATACGATTGATCAAAAAGATCATAGTTTTACTCTCATTCGTGAATTTTTGAAATTCATGCTCTTGTTGGGAGTCATTTTTGCAGTGATCATGTATCTCTTATCACCGTTCTTTGCGCGTGTATCAGGAGTTGGGAAAGAGCTGATTCCAGTTATGCAGAGTCTGTCGTGGGCTGTGCTAGTATTTCCAGCCATGAGTGTTATTCGTGGATTTTTCCAAGGTTTTAACAATTTGAAACCGTATGCTATGAGCCAGATTGCTGAGCAGGTGATTCGTGTGATTTGGATGTTGCTTGCAACATTCTTCATTATGAAATTGGGATCTAAAGATTATGTTGCTGCAGTGACCCAATCCACTTTTGCAGCCTTTGTCGGCATGTTTGCCAGTATGGCGGTTTTGGTTTATTTTCTTTGGAAAACCAATCTCTTGACATCTATCTTACACAAACCAGCTAATAGTGCTGAAATCAACAGCCGTGCTTTGCTGGTGGATACGATTCGTGAAGCCATTCCTTTTATCATCACGGGTTCTGCTATTCAGCTTTTCCAAATCATTGACCAGATGACATTTATCAATACGATGAAATGGTTCACCAATTATAGCAATTCTCAGCTGGTGGTTATGTTCAGTTATTTCTCTGCCAATCCAAATAAGATTACCATGATTTTGATTGCAGTAGCAACTTCGATCGGCGGTGTGGGGATTCCTTTGCTGACAGAAAACTATGTCAAAGGTGATTTAAAGGCGGCTGCGCGCTTGGTTCAAGATAATTTGAGTATGTTACTGCTGTTTCTTTTACCAGCAACGATTGGTTCTGCCTTAGTAGCGCGGCCATTGTACACGATTTTCTACGGACGACCAGATAGTTTGGCCTTGGGGCTCTTCATTTTTGCTATGTTACAGACGATTATTCTTGGCATCTATACTGTCTTATCGCCAATGATTCAAGCGCTGTTCCAAAATCGTAAAGCGATTATCTATTTTGGTTATGGAGTTCTTGTTAAGCTCATTTTGCAAATTCCATTTATTTATCTGTTTAGAGCCTATGGATCGCTTCTGGCAACGACAATTGGACTCATCGTTCCAATCATTCTGATGTACCAACACATTCGTCAAGTAACTGGACTCAATCAAACCATTCTCTTCAAACGGAGTTTGTTGATTGGGATTTTAACAGCAGTTATGGCTCTTTTGATTGCCATTGTGGAAGTCGTACTTGGCTTTGTTTTTCATCCAAGCGGACGCATTTCTAGTATGCTTTATTTGGTTATCATCGGTGGCTTGGGCATCGCTATTTATGGAGCAATAGCTTTGCGAGTCCGCTTGTTAGACCGTTTTATTGGTGAGAAAGCTCAAACCTTACGTCAAAAATTTCATATTCATTAA
- a CDS encoding YiiX/YebB-like N1pC/P60 family cysteine hydrolase, which translates to MKTQDLQNGDLLFVSSQSDMAEAIQQSTGRYNHVAIFFDGWMYHATSEQGVIKQPIEEFLQVDECYAVYAFPDIDAKAVWERAEQHLYKPYNNSFYPNTTGFYCSEYIAEVLPIFETIAMQFGDEDEEVAPFWQQYYKELGLAVPLHQPGTNPSQLAQSEKLVYKGRLDD; encoded by the coding sequence ATGAAAACTCAAGATTTACAAAACGGGGATTTGCTTTTTGTGTCTAGTCAATCTGATATGGCAGAAGCTATTCAGCAATCAACTGGGCGGTATAACCATGTGGCAATCTTTTTTGACGGCTGGATGTACCATGCGACAAGTGAGCAAGGGGTCATAAAGCAGCCGATAGAAGAGTTTTTACAGGTTGATGAATGCTATGCCGTTTATGCTTTTCCTGACATAGATGCGAAAGCTGTCTGGGAAAGAGCGGAGCAGCATCTTTACAAGCCTTATAATAATAGCTTTTATCCAAATACGACAGGTTTTTACTGTTCTGAATATATTGCGGAAGTCCTCCCCATTTTTGAAACTATTGCTATGCAGTTCGGTGATGAAGATGAGGAAGTTGCTCCTTTTTGGCAGCAGTATTACAAGGAATTGGGGCTAGCTGTTCCTCTTCATCAGCCGGGAACCAATCCTAGCCAATTGGCTCAATCCGAAAAATTAGTTTACAAAGGAAGATTAGATGATTAA